Proteins encoded in a region of the Xylanibacillus composti genome:
- a CDS encoding HD-GYP domain-containing protein: protein MANVSVKQIESGVRIIEDVYTPMGGKLFSKGRLLNQRDIEILKAFLVSTVSVEDKQEEKEAEKAAKQATKQEKPVDKAPVQERPTKKVVPNTGLHAAYRSLFTSLKQYFISASSGMMAPVLDLRNQLDQVIAHIHEYNMLTFEPPYAQKGDYLIHNSVQVALTSYQLAKWHNIERKDWIPIAMAGLLHDIGMVRIDESIVRKADKLSKEELEEIRRHTIIGYNMLKSVTGINEAVKLTALQHHERVNGSGYPLGVSGDKIHYYAKIVAIADIFHAMTSDRAHQKGSSPYTVLEELLNESFGKLDPALVQTFIHKVTQFHNGTLVRLSDQSVGEIVFSDRSSPTRPWVNVNGKIINLTVDRHLHIVEVLST, encoded by the coding sequence GTGGCGAATGTTTCAGTCAAACAAATTGAAAGCGGCGTCCGCATCATAGAAGATGTCTATACGCCGATGGGTGGGAAGCTATTTTCAAAGGGCCGACTTCTCAATCAGAGGGATATCGAGATTCTGAAGGCATTTTTGGTTTCGACCGTAAGCGTGGAGGATAAACAGGAAGAGAAGGAAGCGGAGAAAGCAGCGAAGCAGGCAACGAAACAAGAAAAACCGGTTGATAAAGCGCCAGTCCAAGAAAGACCAACCAAAAAAGTAGTGCCCAATACCGGTCTTCATGCTGCTTACCGGTCTTTATTCACCTCGTTGAAGCAATATTTTATCAGTGCATCATCGGGTATGATGGCTCCTGTGCTTGATCTGCGCAATCAATTAGACCAAGTCATCGCCCATATTCACGAATACAATATGCTTACTTTTGAACCACCCTATGCACAAAAAGGAGATTATCTGATTCACAACAGCGTTCAAGTAGCGCTAACCTCCTATCAGCTGGCAAAGTGGCACAACATCGAGCGCAAAGACTGGATTCCCATAGCGATGGCAGGCTTGTTGCATGATATCGGCATGGTCCGAATCGATGAATCGATTGTGCGAAAAGCAGACAAGTTATCCAAGGAGGAACTGGAAGAAATCCGAAGACATACCATTATCGGATATAACATGCTGAAAAGCGTGACCGGGATTAATGAAGCTGTCAAGCTTACTGCGCTGCAGCATCACGAAAGGGTGAATGGCAGCGGCTACCCGCTAGGTGTCAGCGGCGATAAAATTCATTACTATGCCAAGATCGTGGCCATTGCGGATATTTTCCATGCGATGACAAGCGACCGGGCTCATCAGAAGGGCAGCTCGCCTTATACGGTATTGGAGGAGCTGCTGAATGAGTCGTTTGGCAAGCTGGATCCCGCGCTGGTTCAGACCTTTATCCACAAGGTCACACAATTCCATAATGGAACATTGGTCCGGTTAAGTGATCAGTCCGTCGGGGAAATTGTGTTCTCGGATCGTTCTTCTCCTACGAGGCCGTGGGTGAACGTGAATGGGAAAATCATTAATCTTACGGTTGACCGGCATTTGCACATTGTTGAGGTTCTTAGTACTTAA